The following are encoded together in the Paludisphaera mucosa genome:
- a CDS encoding FKBP-type peptidyl-prolyl cis-trans isomerase: protein MRRGLLGVWGIVWVSLGLPGCGDPGQIVAVMPPGAIPIRKVAEGDVAQAQGETPRPAKAAPGAAPKGEPFPPAPPTAAGETKTLEGNVKYETIKAGTGEEVKSGRVAVLHYVGTLDDGSTFQSSRERGAPVEFTLGTGGLIKGWEYAIPGMKVGEIRKIVVPPEMGYGAQDKGKIPPNSTLTFEVELVGVK, encoded by the coding sequence ATGAGGCGAGGGTTGCTGGGCGTCTGGGGGATCGTTTGGGTGTCGCTGGGGCTCCCGGGGTGCGGGGATCCGGGGCAGATCGTCGCCGTCATGCCGCCGGGCGCGATTCCGATCCGCAAGGTCGCCGAGGGGGACGTCGCCCAGGCCCAGGGCGAGACGCCCCGGCCGGCCAAGGCGGCCCCCGGCGCGGCACCCAAGGGCGAGCCCTTCCCCCCCGCCCCCCCCACGGCGGCCGGCGAGACCAAGACCCTGGAAGGGAACGTCAAGTACGAGACGATCAAGGCGGGGACCGGCGAGGAGGTCAAGTCGGGCCGCGTGGCCGTCCTCCACTACGTCGGCACGCTCGACGACGGCAGCACCTTCCAATCCAGCCGCGAGCGGGGCGCCCCCGTCGAGTTCACCCTCGGGACCGGCGGCCTGATCAAGGGCTGGGAATACGCCATCCCGGGCATGAAGGTCGGCGAGATCCGCAAGATCGTCGTGCCCCCCGAGATGGGCTACGGGGCCCAGGATAAGGGGAAGATCCCCCCCA
- the surE gene encoding 5'/3'-nucleotidase SurE encodes MLVLTNDDGYDAPGLAALRAAAEGLGTPRVVAPLAAESGCGHRVTTHEPLHATAHAGEVVAVSGTPADCVRLALHHLAADAAWVLAGINAGGNLGVDVFHSGTVAAVREAVIHGVPGIALSHYIARGRAIDWDRAARWARPVLIDLLGRPWTPGTFWNVNLPHPAPDAPDPEVVFCPLDPSPLPLRFEVEGGRSLYRGDYQQRPRREGGDVAVCFGGRITVSLVRLFDAGPPEGGSGPEPVAGGG; translated from the coding sequence GTTCTGACCAACGACGACGGCTACGACGCCCCCGGCCTGGCGGCGCTCCGGGCGGCGGCCGAGGGCCTGGGGACGCCCCGGGTGGTGGCCCCGCTGGCGGCCGAATCGGGCTGCGGGCACCGGGTCACGACCCACGAGCCGCTGCACGCCACGGCCCACGCCGGCGAGGTCGTCGCCGTCTCGGGCACGCCCGCCGACTGCGTCCGGCTGGCGCTCCACCACCTGGCGGCCGACGCCGCCTGGGTCCTCGCGGGGATCAACGCGGGGGGCAACCTGGGCGTCGACGTGTTCCACTCCGGGACCGTCGCCGCGGTCCGCGAGGCGGTCATCCACGGCGTCCCGGGGATCGCCCTGTCGCACTACATCGCCCGGGGGAGGGCGATCGACTGGGACCGCGCCGCACGCTGGGCCCGGCCGGTGCTGATCGACCTGCTGGGCCGGCCCTGGACGCCCGGCACGTTCTGGAACGTCAACCTACCCCACCCCGCCCCGGACGCCCCCGACCCCGAGGTCGTCTTCTGCCCGCTGGACCCCTCGCCCCTGCCGCTGCGGTTCGAGGTCGAGGGGGGTCGGTCGCTCTACCGGGGCGACTACCAGCAGCGGCCCCGCCGCGAGGGCGGCGACGTGGCCGTCTGCTTCGGCGGCCGGATCACCGTGAGCCTCGTCCGGCTCTTCGACGCCGGCCCGCCCGAGGGCGGATCGGGGCCGGAACCCGTCGCGGGGGGCGGCTGA